The sequence ATATTAGCATCAAGAAATAAATCATGCCGAATCAGTACATGGTCAAAGAAAAACCGGCTATGTTCAAGGGGCGACCACCGAAGGACAGCGGGAGGTACTCGAAGGCCTCGGGATCAGTGAAAAGACCATGGGCGTTTCCGTGATATCGGCGATGGACGTGGTGGAGCTGCCCTCCGAAGGGCTGGGCAATCGCGTATACATGGATTGGCATGCCTGGAACAGTGACGGGGTGATTGTGATCAACCGGGTCAAGGCCCATACGGATTTTCGTGCGCCCCATGAGAGCGGTCTGGTGAAAAGATGTGCTGGTGGTGGACCGCACGGGAAAAGACATCAGCGGCACAGGAATGGACCCGAATATTATCGGTAGGTTGAAAATCAAAGGGCAGCCCGAACCCCCTGTCCCGGAGATCCGGTATATCGTGCCAGGCGATCTGACGCCGGCCTCACACGGGAACGCACTGGGAATGGGTCTGGCCGATATCATCACGCGCCGGTTTTACGAAAAGATCGATTTTAACGCAACATATGAAAATGTTCTGACCTCCACGTTTCTGGAAAGAGGGCATCTGCCGATCGTGGCCGAGGATATCGAGACCGGGCTTAAAATCGCGCTGAACGCCTGTTATTCTTGCAGCGTGGACATTACCTGATGATCAGAGAGGAGGAGAGAAAAATGTTTGAAAAAATATTGTATCCAACCGACTTTTCCGATGTATCCAAAAAAGCCCTGGAATTTGTAAAGCGACTCAAAGGCGCCGGTGCAAGGGAGGTGATTCTGCTTCATGTGATTGACAAAAGAACGATCGAATCCATGGCAATGTCGATGTATGTCACCGGGGATGCGTTCAAGATCGAAAATGATATGATGGAGTACGCGAAAACCGAAATGAGTGCCATGGAAAGGGAACTGAAGCAAATAGGCTTCGGCGTCAAGGTCCTGATAGAGAAGGAAATTCCATTTAGAGAAATACTGAGGGTGGAAAAACAGGAGAAGGCTTCCATTATCGTTATCGGCTCCCATGGGAAAAGTAATATCGAGGAGATGCTGCTGGGGTCGGTTTCGGAAATGGTCGTAAGAAAAGCCGAAAAACCGGTTCTGGTCATCAAACGATAATGCAATAGTATCGGTTCTTTTTAATCCGTTTTATATCTTTTCCACAGATTTCACAGATTCTCTATTGCCTTAAGTGAAGCGGTCCTGAGTCCGGCCGCAAGGGAGCTATTGATAGCCGCAAAGAGTCACAAGAAACGCAAAAAATTAGCCGCGGATTTACGCGGATGAACGCGGATAAAGAAAGAGCAACTTCACAATACGTCCCGGTTGTTGTTCATAAAAAAATCCGCGATGATTCGCGCAGATCAGCGGTAAAAAATTTTAATGGTATAGGGATTTCCAATTTTTGAGTATAAGTTCAGCCACGTTGACGCGTGCTCCGTCCCGCCCATTCCCGGCTTCTCCAACACGACCCGGGGGATGCCGGGACTATGAAGCTAAAGCCCAAAAACTCGGCGAGCCTCAAACAGTTTGCGCTTCTTAACGCTTCATAGTCCCGGCATCTTTTCCCCGGATTGCGCCATGTCGTACGCCGGGAACGGTTGGGACTCCGCGGACACACTCCGGAACTATGGACGAAGTTGTGAGCGAGTCCGAAAAAAGGACTGAGTGCCTGAGGGGTAGGAGTTTTTCGCCCTTGTTTGAGGATGTTATAAGATAAAAGCTTCTTGTTTTTTATCTTTTCCCTCAAACAAAGCGCTCCTCAAACAAAGCGCTCCTCAAGCGAAGCGCTCCTCAAGCGAAGTGCTCCTCAAGCGAAGTGCTCCTCAAGCGAAGTGCTCCTCAAGCGAAGCGCTCCTCAAGCGAAGCGCTCCTCAAGCGAAGCGCTCCTCAAACGAAGTGCTCTTTAGTCCGTCCGCGCGTTAGCGCGCACCACCCAATATCCCCCGCAGCGCGGCCGGTATATCGGCGGGCAGCACGAGCACTTTTGTGTTGTTGGAGGCGGAGATGTTCTTCATGGCCTCGATGTATCGCTCGCCGAGCAGAAACATGACCGGCAGTTCATTGGTTTTAATGGCCGCGGTTACTTTTTCAATCGCTTGTTGATTGGCTTCGGCCAGAACTATTTTTGCCTGGGCATCGCGCTTTGATGCCTCAAAACGGCCTTCGGCCTCAAGGACGGCCGCGGCTTTTTCCCCGTCGGCGCGGGTGACGACGGCCCGGCGTTGGCGTTCGGCAGCCGCTTGCTCTTCCATGGCTTTCTGCATGGTTTCCGAGGGATTGATATCCTGAATTTCAACCGTCTTGAGGGTAATTCCCCAGTCTGAAATATCATCGGAAATGGCAGACTTTAATTTTGCCTTGATCATGTCCCGTGAGGACAGTGCATCGTCCAGGTCCATTTCGCCGACAATCGAACGCAGGGACGTTTGAACCAGATTCTGAATGGCAAAGCGGTAGTCTTCCACGCCGTAAACGGATTTTTCCGGCGATATGATATTGATGTATGCGACCGCATTGGCGATGATCACGGCATTGTCCCTTGTGATCACTTCTTGCGAAGGGATATCCAGCACGATATCCTTGGTCGTTACCTTGTAGGCAACCGTGTCGATATAGGGGATGATAATGTTCAGCCCCGGTCCGAGGGTTTTATGAAATTTTCCCAACCGTTGAACCACATGTTTGCTGCCCTGGGGAACAATCCGGACACCCATAAAAATCGTTATAAAAACCAGAACCAGAAAAACGACAACTACAGTAAAACCATCCATATTACCTCCTTTTTTAAAATAATAGTCGAGAGTCTAAAAACAGTCGTGAGTCGAGAGTCAAAAGACTCACGACTCATGACTCACGACTGTTTCTTCCCAACAATCAGGGTATTTCCGGACACATCTCTGACAAATACCCTGTCTCCGCCTGCAACCTCATCATCACAGATGAACGGCCACTCATCCGATCCTAACAGCGGTGTGGTAAATCGAACTACACCGCGGGTGTCCGCTTCCGGAATTTTTATCACTAGGCCGCTTTTCCCGATCACCGCCTCTCTGGAAATGCCTGCCGTTGTCCGATCGGTCATCATGGGTTTGAAAAATTTGAACCAGAGCAGCGTAAAGGCGCTCGATGCGACAGCCCAGATGAACAGCTGCCAGTTGACGGATATCGCCGGGCTGAACCAGACCACGCCGGCTACGATGATGGCGCCCAGTCCGAACCAGAAAATGGTAAAGCTGGGGATTAAGATTTCAGCGATGATTAACACCATTCCAATCACTAACCAGTGCCGGTATTCCATAAATTCTGTTGCTCCTTGGGGGAAAAATATTATCCGCAGATTACACAGATTTTCGCAGATTAAGAAAATGGAAAATCCTATACTATTAAATAATTACTTCCTGAGTAGTTTAAGCGGAAACACAGGCTATATTCAAGCAAATGTTTTAATCAGGCCTGTATCTGATTAAAGAAGCAACCCGGGCAAGCCAGACGGTGCATCGTGGAGACCGCCGGGACTCCGGGCAGCCATGGCGAAAATTTACGGTTTGTTTCAGAATCGGCACTTCAGCGGATGGCCGATGAGGTGACCGGAAAATTCATCGGTCATCCGGTTTTTTAGAGGAGCTGTCAATATCGATGATGCGTATTCCCCGGGCATAGGGCCTGGTTTTATAGTGGGTGATGTTCATCAGTTTTTTTGTTATTTGACCCATCCGCTCGATTTGATCCCGAATGAATTCCGCTTTACTGTATACGGGTGAATCTTTGTCGGCATTTCTCATCAGCAGTTCCGCGTAACCGAGAAGACTCTGGAGGGGCTGATTGAGTTCATGGCATACGGCCCCGGCGGTTTCCAGGACGCTTTGAAGTTTTTCCCTTCGGAGTCTTTCTTCCTCAGCCTTTTTCCGATCGCTGATATCGGTTATAAACCCTTCGAGTGCGGTTGCCTGGCCTGTTTCGGAAAAAATGCCTGTTCCCTGTTCCAGAACCCATTTGATAGCGCCCGATGCCGTCAGGATACGGTACTGGAGTTGAAACGGCTTTTTTTGGGAAAGGGCTTCCTGCCGCTGATTCCATACGGAATCCCGATCTTCCGGGAAAATTATATCATTATATGAAATCTGTTGATCATGGACCAGCGTTTCGGGCTCGTAGCCTGTCAGCTGTCGGCATCCGTCGCTGACAAATTCCATTTCCAGGTTGCGGGTGTCCTGACATCGGTAGGCCATGCCGGGCAGGTTTCGGATCAGTGTTGAAATTTTCAGCTCTCTTTTCCTGAGCGAGGCCTCGCTCTGCTTGAGGTTTCTGAACATCGAACTGTAGGGTGTTACCAGGCAGGTTACGATCAGGGCTTTGTAAACGAGATAAAAGGAAACGAATTTAAAAAAATGTCCGATCCGGTTAGACAGTCCGTAGACGCTGATATAAAAGGTGAAGAAAAGCTCGGCGCCGATGGTCATCAGCAGCGAGGCCGCCAGCAGTTTAAAGACGGTTATCTCGAAATGATGTCGGTTTTTGAAAAGCAGAAGGATACAGCCAAAGAGCGTCAGACAGATGATATATTCGCTGATTTTTTTAAAAGGGGTTAATCCGACGCCTTCCACAAAGCAGATCGGGAATATTTGCCAATGGAAAATCGCCAGGAACAGGACAAGCGTATAAAGAGCGAAACAGGTAACCGCAAGATGCGCATTCAGCCGGTGTTTAAAAAATGCGGGAGCAATCAGAAATGAAATGCTTTCCGTGAACCTTGCAACTATCCAGAGCTGCGTTGGAAGATCGGCACCGGTGACCGTAAACAGGTTCATGCCCTTATAGGCCATGGTATGGACAAGATCCAGGCTACCAGTAAACATATATGAGATGCCGATCAGCAGGAAATAATCATTTTCAAGGAACCTGCGGGAATTCCAGGTAATCATGAAAATACCGAAGGCGACAATAATGGAGAATAATTCGATGAACACATGGAAGAGAAGATAATTCGTCTGACTGGTATAATAAAGGCCGAAGAGAATTGCAGCGGCAGAAAGGAGTTCTATGGTTTTGTCCCGGTTAAATAAACCGTTTCCCATGAGTAATATATCCCGAATCAACTCGATGAAGGAGTTGCAGGTGCGTTTTTTTAATGGCAGAAAAAGCTACCAGATTGCATAGACTGTGTCAATGAGAAGATTGAAGGGGCTTGTATAAGTAATTCAAACAGCGATAGCGCTCCTCAGTCCGCCCGCAGGTCGCTGATTCAACATGAGAAGGATGGGATAAGAAGGACGGATATGAAAGAGAGTGTAACTGTTTTATCAAACGGGTCGGGTTTGCGGCCGGGCAGGGTGCCTTTCCTCAGACTCCGTACCAGTTGCGGATGATGGCCGAGTAAGCCGCCACGGCCTCATCAATTCGTCGTAATTCACAGTATTCATCGGTCTGATGGGCCGTAAAAGAGTCGCCGGGGCCGAAAATCAGCGTTGGCACATCTCCGAACGCGTGTTTCAGTGCGGCCGCGTCGGTAAAATAGGATATGGTTTCGACACCCGGCCGATGGTTGAAAATTGGGGTCACAAGATCAAATACGTCTTGTACCCATGGGTTGTCCGGATCCGTCCAGACCGCCTCCTCGTTGATTTCAGGCGTCAGTTCCGCATCAGATCCGAGATACTGTGTCAGTCGTTGTATCAGCCGGGTGTGGTCCTGGCCGGCAACCGTTCGGATATCGATACCGATCGCAGCGGCATCCGGAACCGAATTGATGTTCATTCCACCGGAAATGGTGCCGACATTCAATGTCGGTGATCCCATATACGGATGAGGCGCCGTATCGAAATCAAACTGCTGCAGCCTGCAGACCGCCCTGGCTGCCTTGTAGATGGCGTTATCCCCTTGCATCGGCATGGAGCCGTGCGCGCTGATGCCGTGGAAACGTGCGGTCAGCCACAATGCTCCCTTGTGCCCGACCAGCGGCCGGTTTCCCGTAGGTTCGGCGATGATCACGGCGCCGGCCTTTCCCAGTGCAGCGGCTCTTTCCGAATCCGGCAGTTCTGCAAGATGGTTTGACCCCAGACAGCCGGTTTCTTCTCCGGCCACAATGGCCAGGATGAGATCGTGCCCCTTTTTTTTAAGACAGGACGACGTATCCAGCGCCGCCGTCACAAAGGCGGCGATCCCGCTTTTCATATCGCTGGAACCCCTGCCGTAAAGTTTTCCGTCCCGGATCACACCGCTGAACGGATCCACATGCCACGGGGCCTGTCCCAGCGGAACCGTATCCGCGTGCCCGGCAAAGCACAGCGGTCGCCGGGGCGGCGTGAGGGATGACGACAGCCGGGCCACCAGGCTCGTTCGGCCGGGAGCGAATTCAAAAAAACGTGCGTAAAATCCGGCATCGCACAGCAGGTCGGCCAGGTATGCCACACAGTCGGATTCATTGCCCGGCGGGTTGATGGTGTTGAAGGTAATCAGGGTCTGGGCAAGCTCAACGGCGGAAACGGGTTTTGAATACATTGGGTGCTCCGGAATCATTTACAGGGTAAGAGGACTATTCCACAGGGGGCATCATGTCTGATATCATACGATATGATGGCAAGGGAAGCAATCTATATGCCATCTGTATTTTATCGCTCATAGTAATTTTCATGGCGCTGCGTGCAGGCCGTTCAAAGCTTATCCCTGTAAAGAGCGGCCGGTTGCAAAAGACAATACTGTTAAAATAGGCCATAATCGTGACAAATATGCAGATACGAATGCAGAGCGGTCTTGAAAAAGGCGGGCGATAATGGTAGCGCATCAATGATGCGGTAAGTACGGGCATGAGGACGTTATAAAATAAAAGCTTCCTGCTTTTTATCTTTTGCCCCAAACGAAGCGCTCTTTAAGCGATAGCGGTCCCAAGTCCGGCCGCAAGGGAACTATTGATAGCCGCAAGAAGTCACAAGAAACGCAAAAAAAAAGCCGCGGATTTACGCGGATGAACGCGGATAAAAAAAGAGCAGCTCAAAATACGTCCCGGTGTGAGGTTAAGAGTGTAGGGGCGGACCCCCGTGTCCGCCCATCGGGAAAAGGAAATGCCCGATCGGGAAAGCGGTCATAAGTCGTAAGCTTAATTACGAATTGTTAATGTTATGAAAAAAATTGCTCACGCAAAGGCGCAAAGGGGATTCAGGACTGAGGATGATAGTGCCAAAGTAGCCGTTGATGCGGGCTATCATATTGAAATTATTTATCAACAAAATTGGAATTGTTCATAACCCTTGGAACAGAAGTGATTTGTTACGGCATATCCAGAGCCGTTCGCTGTCTTTATTTTTTTTTTGCGCCTTTGCGTGAGAATAAAAAAGCCAGGAGTCAAAGGACGAAGACCTGGGTCAAACTGGTATATGCTGAGGGACGCTGTGCTTGAGGGCCGGGAGCTTTGCGTCTTTGAGGAAATTATAAGATAAAAGCTTTTTGTTTTTTATCTTTTCCCTCAAAGGAAGTGCTCCTCAAACGAAGTGGTCCTAAAGCAGCGATAGCTGTCCCAAGCCCCCCGCAAGGGAGCTATTGATAGCCGCAAAGAGTCACAAGAAACGCAAAAAAAATATATGCCGCGGAGTTACGCGGATGAACGCGGATAAAAAAAGAGCAACTCACAATACGTCCCGGTTGTTATTCATAAAAAGATCCGCGCAGATCCGCGGCAAAAGATTTTAATGGTATAGGAATTTCCATTTTTGCCTCAAACGAAGTGCTCCTCAAGCGATAGCGCTCCTCAAACGAAGTGGTCTTGAGTCCGCCCGAAAGGGCGCTGGAGAAAGCGTATGAACACCCGATACAATGTCGTCTATACCGGTGAAATTCTCGACGGGTTTGAATTTAAAACCGTTGTCGCAAACCTGCTGACCTCCTTTTCCATCAGCGAAGAATCGGCCCGGCGGATTCTTGCAAGTCGCAGGGCGGTGCTTAAAAAAGGGGCTGATCAGCAGACAGCCATTCAGTATAAGCAGGAATTTTTATCGGCAGGCCTGCGGGTTGTTCTGGAAAAAGTGCCGTTAGATGCCGAACCTCCGCATGCTGCATCTAACGGCCGGATTCAGGAAAACGATGACGGCAGTAAACGACCTGTCGCGGATATCCGTCAAGCGGATACCGAAAAACCGCCCTTGGAAAGCAGTGGCCCTGTAGCCTTTGAATTCCGGGGCTCCGGGGCAGCGTATTTCCGTATCTGGCAGGTCAATATCCTTCTTTCCATCATCACGTTGGGCATTTATTCGGCCTGGGCCAAGGTCCGCCGCAAGCGGTATGTGTACGGCAGCACCCGGCTGGGAGGTGCAGCGTTTGAATACCTGGCCGATCCGGGTAAAATTCTCAAGGGCCGTCTGGTTGCCGGCGTGTTTCTGATTGTCTATTTTCTGGTGACCAATTTCGTTCCCCGCCTTGGATGGCTGATGGGTCTGGCCTTTATGGCGGTGCTGCCATGGATGCTGGTGCGGTCGCTCTCGTTCAATGCCCGCAACAGCGCTTTGAGAAATATTCGCTTCGGTTTCCGCGCCGGGTACTGGGACTCGTTCAAAGCCTTTGTGCTCTGGCCTGCCGCAGGCGCCATTACCGTGGGGCTGCTTGGGCCCTACGCCTATTTCAAGCAGCGCAAGTTTATTGTCGAGCACAGCAGTTACGGCACCACTGCCTTTGAATTTACGGCCACGGCCGGCAGCTATTATCGGATGTTTCTGTCCCTGCTGATTCCCCTTGCCGGAGGCATCGCGCTGGTGGTGGCAGCCGGGTTCGTGTTTGCTCCCGCCGCCGCGCTGGTATCTCTGGCCGTCTATCTGCTTATGTTCGCCTTTTTTTCGGTCAGGACCACGAACCTGTTTTACAATTCCTGCCGCCTGTCGTCCCACGGCTTTGCGGCAGCGCTGAACAGCGGTGAGTACGCGCTGCTGGTACTGACCAACACGCTGGGCACGGCCCTGACGTTGGGGCTCTTTCATCCCTGGGCCAGGGTCCGCACCTGGCGTTACCGGGCCGAACATCTTCGGCTTGTACCCGGAGGCGATCTTGACCACTTTGTCGCTCACCAGCAGGAGCAGATTGACGCGTTTGGTGAGGAATTGACCGATTTTCTGGATTTTGATTTCGGATTATGATCGAATTTACCGGATACTGGACTGACGGAAAAACCTCTTCCCGAATCCCGGCCGTGTGCCGGGTGTCGGTCGACGCCCGTATGCTTATCGAGGGCAGGGCGGATGCGGAACTGCTTCGATCGGTTGAAACCTTTGATGTCCGGGTTTCACCGAGACTCGGAGATACCCCCCGGTACCTGACATTTTCCGACGGCGCCCGGTTCGAGACCGATGACAATGAGGCCGTGGATGCGCTGCTGAGCCGTCTGAATCTTCGTCCGTGGACTCAAATCATCCATGTGATGGAGAGCCGGTGGCATTATATCCTGGCGGCACTGGTGCTCATGGTTCTCATCATCTGGGGGGCGGTTCAATTTGGCGTGCCATTAACCGCACGGCTGCTGGCCGCTCGGCTTCCCGAATCGGTAATGGACCATGCCAGTGAGAAGACGCTTCGGCTTCTCGATCAGAAACTGCTGGGCCCTTCCGGGCTGAGTGATCAGGTGAAAACGCGGTTAAGCGATCATTTCCAGCTGCTGGTGGAGGCGTCCCCCGCAATCCATCTGCGGGTTCTTTTCCGTAAAGGCGGCCGTATCGGCGCCAATGCCTTTGCGCTGCCGGACGGCACCATCATTTTTACCGACGAGATGGTAAAGATGGCCGTGGATGACGATGAGCTGCTGGCGGTGATGGCACATGAAACCGGCCATGTGGTCTGCCGGCACGGAGTGCGGACCCTGATTCAGGACTCCCTCCTGTCGTTTATCCTGCTGGCGTTCACCGGGGATGTGTCGGGAACCTCGGAGCTGTTTCTGGGGCTTCCGGTGCTGTTGACCCAGCTTTCCTATTCGCGTGAATTTGAACGGGAGGCAGATCAGTATGCGCTCGACTGGCTGCGGTCCCGGCAGATTTCCCCGGTTCATTTTGCCAACCTGATCCGACGGATGGATGAAGCGCAGCGGGAAACATCCGGTTCCGGGGAACGCAGATGGGCCGGCTACCTGTCCACCCATCCTCTGAACGAAGAGCGCATGGCCCGGTTTGAGGAATAACGGACGCTTCGCTGGAGGAGCGCTCCTCAGTCCGCCCGAAGGGCGTTTTTTTGTGACTGGCAGTTGATCAGGTGTGCCTGGCAGCCTGCACCGAACCCGTTATCGATGTTGACCACAGATACGCCCGGGGCGCAGCTGTTGAGCATGCTCAACAGCGCTGCGATTCCCCCGAAACTTGCGCCGTAGCCGATGCTGGTGGGAACACCGATCACCGGGCAGTCCACCAGCCCCGCCACCACGCTGGCCAGGGCGCCCTCCATGCCCGCCACGGCGACAATGGCGCGGGACGCCTGCAACTGTTGGTGGATGTCCAGCAATCGGTGGATACCGGCCACGCCCACATCATAGAAGCGTTCCACCCGGGAGCCGAGGATTTCGGCGGTCAGGGCCGCTTCCTCGGCTACCGGAATATCGGATGTGCCCGCGCATACCACCGCCACCGCTCCTGACTGCTTGACCGCCTCCGGCCGGATCACCACCATCCGGGCCTCTTTGTGGTAGATGCAGTCATCAAGGACCTCTTTGATGGCGTCAAATGCCTCCTGTCCGGCCCGGGTTCCCAGGATATTTTTATGGTTTTCGGGAAGGTGCGTGACGATACCCCGGATCTGTTCAAGGCTTTTGCCCTCACAGTAAATCATTTCGGCTACCCCGGTGCGGATGCACCGGTGATTGTCGATCCTTGCAAAACCCAGATTC comes from Desulfobacterales bacterium and encodes:
- a CDS encoding universal stress protein, whose translation is MFEKILYPTDFSDVSKKALEFVKRLKGAGAREVILLHVIDKRTIESMAMSMYVTGDAFKIENDMMEYAKTEMSAMERELKQIGFGVKVLIEKEIPFREILRVEKQEKASIIVIGSHGKSNIEEMLLGSVSEMVVRKAEKPVLVIKR
- a CDS encoding SPFH/Band 7/PHB domain protein — encoded protein: MDGFTVVVVFLVLVFITIFMGVRIVPQGSKHVVQRLGKFHKTLGPGLNIIIPYIDTVAYKVTTKDIVLDIPSQEVITRDNAVIIANAVAYINIISPEKSVYGVEDYRFAIQNLVQTSLRSIVGEMDLDDALSSRDMIKAKLKSAISDDISDWGITLKTVEIQDINPSETMQKAMEEQAAAERQRRAVVTRADGEKAAAVLEAEGRFEASKRDAQAKIVLAEANQQAIEKVTAAIKTNELPVMFLLGERYIEAMKNISASNNTKVLVLPADIPAALRGILGGAR
- a CDS encoding NfeD family protein — protein: MEYRHWLVIGMVLIIAEILIPSFTIFWFGLGAIIVAGVVWFSPAISVNWQLFIWAVASSAFTLLWFKFFKPMMTDRTTAGISREAVIGKSGLVIKIPEADTRGVVRFTTPLLGSDEWPFICDDEVAGGDRVFVRDVSGNTLIVGKKQS
- a CDS encoding MASE3 domain-containing protein translates to MGNGLFNRDKTIELLSAAAILFGLYYTSQTNYLLFHVFIELFSIIVAFGIFMITWNSRRFLENDYFLLIGISYMFTGSLDLVHTMAYKGMNLFTVTGADLPTQLWIVARFTESISFLIAPAFFKHRLNAHLAVTCFALYTLVLFLAIFHWQIFPICFVEGVGLTPFKKISEYIICLTLFGCILLLFKNRHHFEITVFKLLAASLLMTIGAELFFTFYISVYGLSNRIGHFFKFVSFYLVYKALIVTCLVTPYSSMFRNLKQSEASLRKRELKISTLIRNLPGMAYRCQDTRNLEMEFVSDGCRQLTGYEPETLVHDQQISYNDIIFPEDRDSVWNQRQEALSQKKPFQLQYRILTASGAIKWVLEQGTGIFSETGQATALEGFITDISDRKKAEEERLRREKLQSVLETAGAVCHELNQPLQSLLGYAELLMRNADKDSPVYSKAEFIRDQIERMGQITKKLMNITHYKTRPYARGIRIIDIDSSSKKPDDR
- a CDS encoding M20 family metallopeptidase — translated: MYSKPVSAVELAQTLITFNTINPPGNESDCVAYLADLLCDAGFYARFFEFAPGRTSLVARLSSSLTPPRRPLCFAGHADTVPLGQAPWHVDPFSGVIRDGKLYGRGSSDMKSGIAAFVTAALDTSSCLKKKGHDLILAIVAGEETGCLGSNHLAELPDSERAAALGKAGAVIIAEPTGNRPLVGHKGALWLTARFHGISAHGSMPMQGDNAIYKAARAVCRLQQFDFDTAPHPYMGSPTLNVGTISGGMNINSVPDAAAIGIDIRTVAGQDHTRLIQRLTQYLGSDAELTPEINEEAVWTDPDNPWVQDVFDLVTPIFNHRPGVETISYFTDAAALKHAFGDVPTLIFGPGDSFTAHQTDEYCELRRIDEAVAAYSAIIRNWYGV
- a CDS encoding YjgN family protein, coding for MNTRYNVVYTGEILDGFEFKTVVANLLTSFSISEESARRILASRRAVLKKGADQQTAIQYKQEFLSAGLRVVLEKVPLDAEPPHAASNGRIQENDDGSKRPVADIRQADTEKPPLESSGPVAFEFRGSGAAYFRIWQVNILLSIITLGIYSAWAKVRRKRYVYGSTRLGGAAFEYLADPGKILKGRLVAGVFLIVYFLVTNFVPRLGWLMGLAFMAVLPWMLVRSLSFNARNSALRNIRFGFRAGYWDSFKAFVLWPAAGAITVGLLGPYAYFKQRKFIVEHSSYGTTAFEFTATAGSYYRMFLSLLIPLAGGIALVVAAGFVFAPAAALVSLAVYLLMFAFFSVRTTNLFYNSCRLSSHGFAAALNSGEYALLVLTNTLGTALTLGLFHPWARVRTWRYRAEHLRLVPGGDLDHFVAHQQEQIDAFGEELTDFLDFDFGL
- a CDS encoding M48 family metallopeptidase, with the translated sequence MIEFTGYWTDGKTSSRIPAVCRVSVDARMLIEGRADAELLRSVETFDVRVSPRLGDTPRYLTFSDGARFETDDNEAVDALLSRLNLRPWTQIIHVMESRWHYILAALVLMVLIIWGAVQFGVPLTARLLAARLPESVMDHASEKTLRLLDQKLLGPSGLSDQVKTRLSDHFQLLVEASPAIHLRVLFRKGGRIGANAFALPDGTIIFTDEMVKMAVDDDELLAVMAHETGHVVCRHGVRTLIQDSLLSFILLAFTGDVSGTSELFLGLPVLLTQLSYSREFEREADQYALDWLRSRQISPVHFANLIRRMDEAQRETSGSGERRWAGYLSTHPLNEERMARFEE
- the larB gene encoding nickel pincer cofactor biosynthesis protein LarB; this encodes MTPENLKQLLEGVKNGNLTIDKALEELKHLPYRNLGFARIDNHRCIRTGVAEMIYCEGKSLEQIRGIVTHLPENHKNILGTRAGQEAFDAIKEVLDDCIYHKEARMVVIRPEAVKQSGAVAVVCAGTSDIPVAEEAALTAEILGSRVERFYDVGVAGIHRLLDIHQQLQASRAIVAVAGMEGALASVVAGLVDCPVIGVPTSIGYGASFGGIAALLSMLNSCAPGVSVVNIDNGFGAGCQAHLINCQSQKNALRAD